In Mycobacterium sp. Aquia_216, a genomic segment contains:
- a CDS encoding SIMPL domain-containing protein — translation MAIEQRAPGLLRASIAVVAASLAVTTVSACDSHSATPAPGVNPRQVTVLGSGQVQGVPDTLTADVGIEFSAADVTAAMNQTNDRQQAVITALVGAGIDRKDISTTQVTLQPQYSNPEPSGTATITGYRATNAIQVKIHPTDAASRMLALIVSTGGDATRISSVSYSIADDSQLVKDARARAFNDAKNRADQYAQLSGLRLGKVLSISEATGSSPTAGSPPAPPKAMATAVPLEPGQQTVSFSVTAVWELD, via the coding sequence ATGGCGATCGAACAACGTGCTCCGGGATTGCTGCGCGCCTCGATTGCCGTGGTTGCGGCCAGTTTGGCCGTGACCACGGTATCGGCGTGTGATTCCCACAGTGCGACTCCCGCGCCGGGGGTGAATCCGCGTCAGGTCACCGTGCTGGGATCAGGGCAGGTGCAAGGCGTCCCGGACACATTGACAGCCGACGTCGGTATCGAATTCAGCGCCGCCGACGTCACCGCGGCCATGAACCAGACCAATGACCGCCAGCAAGCAGTCATCACTGCGCTCGTCGGCGCCGGCATCGACCGCAAGGACATCAGCACCACCCAGGTGACGCTGCAGCCGCAATACAGCAATCCCGAGCCCAGCGGCACCGCCACCATCACGGGCTACCGCGCCACCAATGCCATCCAGGTCAAGATCCATCCGACCGATGCTGCGTCGCGCATGCTCGCGCTGATCGTGAGCACCGGCGGCGACGCCACCCGGATCAGTTCGGTCAGCTACTCCATCGCCGATGACTCGCAGCTGGTCAAGGACGCTCGGGCGCGGGCGTTCAACGACGCCAAGAACCGCGCCGACCAATACGCCCAGCTGTCCGGGCTGCGGTTGGGCAAGGTGCTGTCCATCTCCGAGGCAACCGGCAGCTCACCCACGGCCGGGTCGCCGCCGGCGCCGCCGAAAGCCATGGCCACCGCGGTACCGCTGGAGCCGGGCCAGCAGACGGTGAGCTTCTCCGTGACCGCGGTCTGGGAGCTGGATTAG
- the hpt gene encoding hypoxanthine phosphoribosyltransferase, which translates to MSPPLVVRPLAWHAVGVAQTSSAITPEQPVDLYPGDIKSVLLTTEQIQARISELGEQIGNDYRESVSEIGQDLLLITVLKGAVMFVTDLARAIPVPTQFEFMAVSSYGTSTSSSGVVRILKDLDRDINARDVLIVEDVVDSGLTLSWLLRNLKSRHPRSLRVCTLLRKPDAVRANAEISYVGFDIPNDFVVGYGLDYDERYRDLSYIGMLDPRVYEQ; encoded by the coding sequence CATGGCACGCTGTGGGCGTGGCCCAGACCTCCTCGGCGATAACACCCGAGCAGCCAGTGGACCTCTACCCGGGGGACATCAAGTCTGTGCTGCTCACCACCGAGCAGATCCAGGCCCGAATCAGCGAGCTTGGCGAGCAAATCGGCAATGACTACCGCGAGTCCGTGAGCGAGATCGGACAAGACCTGCTGCTGATCACCGTGCTCAAGGGTGCGGTGATGTTCGTCACCGACCTGGCTCGCGCGATTCCGGTGCCGACGCAGTTCGAATTCATGGCCGTCAGCTCCTACGGGACGTCGACGTCGTCCTCGGGGGTGGTCCGCATCCTCAAGGACCTGGACCGCGATATCAACGCCCGCGATGTGTTGATCGTCGAGGATGTCGTCGACTCCGGCCTGACCCTGTCGTGGCTGCTGCGGAACTTGAAATCCCGCCATCCCCGCTCGCTGCGGGTGTGCACGCTGCTGCGCAAACCCGATGCGGTGCGGGCCAACGCCGAGATCTCCTATGTGGGCTTCGACATTCCCAACGACTTCGTCGTCGGCTACGGCCTGGACTACGACGAGCGTTACCGCGACCTCTCGTACATCGGCATGCTGGACCCCAGGGTCTACGAGCAGTAG